TGCCGAACGGCAAAATGTCGTCGCGCTGGGCTGCCGGTTGTGAACGCACAATCATCTCGGAAGCGCTCCAGCCGGAGGTCTCCATAATCCGGATCAGCAGTGCGGCCGTGACATAGCAGTCATAGAGCGCGCGGTGCGCATGCAGGTCAGCGGGTGGCGTCACATCCAGCTTCAGCGAATGACGCAGTGCCTGGTTGCCATATTTAATGCCCGGCCAGAGCTGACGCGCCAGCTGCATGGTGCAGATCCATTCACCGTACATCTCCGGCAGCATCCGGCGATCGAAGCTGGCGTTGTGCGCTACGTAAAAGGCACTGCCGTAATAGCGCGGGATCGCCTCTTCAATGGTCGGTTTTCCGGCGACCATCGCTTCTGTGATGCGATGCACCGCCATCGCCTGACGGCTGATAGGGCGGTCGGGCAGGGTGAGATCGCTCATCGGATTCACAATCTGGCCGTTGATCACATCCACGGACGCAACTTCAACTACGCCGCCCTGCAGTCCGCAGGTTTCGGTATCGATCACGCGAAACATCATTGCTTCATCTTCGGTTCATAAGGAAGGCGCGACAGGCTGAGTGACGCCTGGCGGTATTGCATCAGACGCTGACGGAACCAGTCACGCAGCGCTTCGGGCTGCTCCTGCGCCACCATCTCCGCAACGACCGGCATGTTATAGCGCTCTTTAAACGCCACGCCAGCTGCCGCCAAATCGACATTGATCTTGTCTTTCTCTTCCTGGGACAGCACGGCAAGGTTATGGCTCATAATATTCTCCTGACGATAGCCGGCAAAAGTAATGTTTTCGGCGGTCTGAATCAAGGATAAGGATCGCACCGCGGGCCTCGACAGTGCAAATACAGCAGCGTATCCTTTTGCCACGTTTATCGCCCTGGCGGCGGTTAAAAGGATGATATTATGCAGAAAAAACCCATTTCCCGCATGGTTATCGCGATAGCGGCAGCCGGACTGATGGCGTTCAGCTCGCTGGCGGCGGCGCACGCTCATCTCCAGTCTTCCCTCCCGGCGGCCAAAGCGCAGGTCACGGCATCCCCCGACGCGCTGACGCTGAACTTCAGTGAAGATATTGAAGCGGCGTTCAGCGGCGTCACGCTGCTTGACGATGCACAGAAGCCGGTCGCGACCGCCAAAGCCCGCGTTGAATCGGGTCAGAAAAACCGGCTGATTGTCGGCCTGCCTCAGCCGCTGAAGGCGGGCAGTTATCAGGTCAACTGGCATGTGCTGTCGGTGGACGGACATAAAACCGCAGGAAGCTATCGCTTTAGCGTGAAGTAACCCGGTGAATACCCTCTGGATCCTGCTGCGCGGAGTGCATTTCGCCGCCGTGATGTTGCTGACCGGCAGCGCCTGTTACAGCGCGCTGCTTGCACCTAAACGCTATCGCCCCCTGCTGGCGCAACGGTTAAACCCGCTGGTGAAGGGGAGTGCGTGGCTGGCGCTGCTGAGTGCGCTGGCGATGCTGGCCTGCCAGAACGTGTTGATGAGTGGCGACAGCACTAACCTGACCGATAGCGACATCTGGCTGGCGGTGCTGGGAACGCACTTCGGTGCGGTGTGGCAGTGGGAAATGCTTTTTAGTGTTGTGGCCGTTGTCGCGCTATTACTGACCGGAAAGCTGCGTCAGCAGGTGTTACTGCTGGCAGGCGTGCTGCAACTGGCCTGCATGGCTCTGATTGGTCATGCCGCGATGCGCGATGGGTTGCCCGGTCTGCTTCAGCAGATCAACCAGGCAATGCATCTGATTGCGGCAGCGTTCTGGGTAGGTGGATTGTTGCCCTTGCTGCTGTTGATGCGTGAGGCGCGCCAGATCGATCGCCGCAGCGACGCTATCCGCACCATGATGCGGTTTTCGCGCTATGGTCATCTTGCGGTCGCGTTAACACTGCTGAGCGGCGTGATAAACAGCGTGATGATCGCAGGCTGGCCACTCATGTGGCACGATTCACGCTACAGTGTGTTGTTGCTCTGCAAAGTACTGCTGGTTGCCCTGATGGTGCTGGTGGCGCTGATCAATCGATACTGGCTGGTGCCGCGCTTTCGCCTGCCGGGCAGCGGGACGCAGCAAAAATTTATTCGCATGACGCAGCTTGAACTGCTGCTGGCGTGTGGAGTGGTTGGGCTGGTGAGCGTATTTGCCACGCTGTCACCAGCCTGAATGTGGTTTAAGAGAGAAAAGGGTAGTTATGTTGCTGAAGAAAGTGATCCCCGCAATCCTGTTGTTATCCGTATGCGGCCAGGCGCTGGCGGCACAAATCATTACCGTCAGCCGCTTTGAGATCGGTAAAGAGAAGTGGCCGTTTAACCGTGAAGAAGTGATGCTCACCTGCGAGAAAGATGGCGCGATGTTTGCCATCAACCCAAGCACGCTGATGACATACCCGCTGAACGACATCGCCGATACGCTGTTTAAAAACAAGCAGGTGAAAGCGCAGCCGATCAGCGTGATTCAGGCCGAAGACAAAGCGCATCCGGGCCAGATGATGAGCCTGCAGCCGATTGTCGAGCGCACCCAGGCGCTGTGCGGTAAATAAACCTCTCGGGTGCAGCCTCGCGCTGCGCCCAATCACGGATTTTTGCCGTTGCGATCACAAACTGATCCGGTTTATGGCCCTGATCCCCGCGTTTGCTGGCATTTCCACCGCGCTGTTCTAACCTTAAGTTGCAAGGCGACACCGCCTTCATAAATGCCAACTTTTAGCGCACGGCTCCTTGAGAGCCATTTCCCTGGACCGAATATAGGAATCGTATTCGGTCTTTTTTTGTTTTTATGATTATAAATTTTTTTTGTGATTGTTACGAAATACCCTGAATTCATAATATTCAATCCATACCATCATATATTCCTGACCGCTCATTTCGCGCGCTTCAGCAAATACTCCCATTCATGCATTACATTGGATCAGGTCTTCATGAAAGGGATACCGTTACTGATTTCGATAACGCGGGCACAGTGACGATAATCATTCATCCGGTACCCATTGAGTGAAGGTGTGCTCAGAAACACAGTTCATACAGAAGGGGATGCAGGTATTTTCAGGTCTCTAGCGGACGGACGGGCAGCTATCGAAGAATGATTGTTTTATCATCCTGTGGCACTATAAAGCAGCCATTATCATGAACGAGGGATCGAGAATGATTTCAGGAACAGCAGCACAACAGGAACCCGGACGTTACTACACATTTGAGTCAAGATTGCCTCAGGGCGTTTTTTTTGAGATTCGCCCCAGCCATTTAACAGGAAATGCAAAGCCCATAACAGATGAAACCAGCGGTATGTGTATCGGTTATTCGGTCGCACAGGCTCCAGGTTTGTGGCAGATTTATGATGTTCAGGGGCATTTTGTCAGGCTGGAAGAAGCGCCACTTGAAACACCGCTAATTGATCCAACTGACATTGCATTATTAGCGTTGGGGGTTTTTCGTATTCTTCGTACCGGACGGGTACTATTTGAAGCTGGATCACGTGCAGCAATTTCCGTAAAAATTAGTAAGAGTACAGTATCTCTTTTACGTGGGCGGCTGAAATTCGGGCTACATGCGCGCAATCTTAAAATGACGGAAACAGCCGCAGGCCATATGTACGACCCCGCTCGATATGTTCCTTTACAAATTCAGGAAAGGGCTATTCGTTATGGAAAGAGAATG
This genomic window from Pantoea sp. Lij88 contains:
- the exoX gene encoding exodeoxyribonuclease X, giving the protein MMFRVIDTETCGLQGGVVEVASVDVINGQIVNPMSDLTLPDRPISRQAMAVHRITEAMVAGKPTIEEAIPRYYGSAFYVAHNASFDRRMLPEMYGEWICTMQLARQLWPGIKYGNQALRHSLKLDVTPPADLHAHRALYDCYVTAALLIRIMETSGWSASEMIVRSQPAAQRDDILPFGKYRGQAIAVIARKDPGYLKWVLNNVSDLRPPLRQALNKYLSESQ
- a CDS encoding YebY family protein; its protein translation is MLLKKVIPAILLLSVCGQALAAQIITVSRFEIGKEKWPFNREEVMLTCEKDGAMFAINPSTLMTYPLNDIADTLFKNKQVKAQPISVIQAEDKAHPGQMMSLQPIVERTQALCGK
- the copC gene encoding copper homeostasis periplasmic binding protein CopC, with the translated sequence MQKKPISRMVIAIAAAGLMAFSSLAAAHAHLQSSLPAAKAQVTASPDALTLNFSEDIEAAFSGVTLLDDAQKPVATAKARVESGQKNRLIVGLPQPLKAGSYQVNWHVLSVDGHKTAGSYRFSVK
- a CDS encoding DNA polymerase III subunit theta; translated protein: MSHNLAVLSQEEKDKINVDLAAAGVAFKERYNMPVVAEMVAQEQPEALRDWFRQRLMQYRQASLSLSRLPYEPKMKQ
- the copD gene encoding copper homeostasis membrane protein CopD, whose protein sequence is MNTLWILLRGVHFAAVMLLTGSACYSALLAPKRYRPLLAQRLNPLVKGSAWLALLSALAMLACQNVLMSGDSTNLTDSDIWLAVLGTHFGAVWQWEMLFSVVAVVALLLTGKLRQQVLLLAGVLQLACMALIGHAAMRDGLPGLLQQINQAMHLIAAAFWVGGLLPLLLLMREARQIDRRSDAIRTMMRFSRYGHLAVALTLLSGVINSVMIAGWPLMWHDSRYSVLLLCKVLLVALMVLVALINRYWLVPRFRLPGSGTQQKFIRMTQLELLLACGVVGLVSVFATLSPA